In the Patescibacteria group bacterium genome, one interval contains:
- a CDS encoding type IV pilus twitching motility protein PilT, with amino-acid sequence MTIKELLKKACDEGASDLHILVNLPPALRINGELKFIEGLKEITVKEMDDMLDALVSPEEKKKFIAEKELDVSYDQDDFRFRVNFHFEKNRVGLVARVISTNIPSMEDLALPKVVYSLLDVKQGLILVTGPTGCGKSTTMASMVNHINLNKFCNIITLEDPIEYLFFAKKSLIMQRQLGRDMLTFSSGLSHALRQDPDVIMVGEMRDLETIGTAITLAETGHLVFATLHTYNAAQTVDRIIDIFPPHQQNQIRAQLSMTLVGVVSQRLLQKIDGGRVAAREIMINNPAISNIIRENKVTQMRTVIETSSREGMVSLDQDIKRLYVEKRISKEEARSYMDNPEILDRIKLF; translated from the coding sequence ATGACTATAAAAGAATTATTAAAAAAGGCCTGTGATGAAGGGGCTTCGGATTTGCACATTCTTGTTAATTTGCCACCCGCACTCAGAATTAATGGTGAGCTTAAATTTATTGAAGGTTTGAAAGAGATAACAGTAAAAGAGATGGATGATATGTTGGATGCTCTAGTTTCCCCAGAGGAAAAAAAGAAATTCATTGCGGAAAAAGAATTAGATGTGAGTTATGACCAAGACGATTTTCGCTTTAGAGTAAATTTTCATTTTGAAAAAAATAGAGTTGGTTTGGTCGCGAGGGTTATTAGTACTAATATTCCAAGCATGGAAGATTTGGCTTTGCCAAAAGTGGTGTACAGCTTATTAGATGTTAAGCAGGGACTTATTTTAGTAACTGGTCCTACTGGTTGTGGTAAGTCAACCACTATGGCTTCGATGGTGAATCATATTAATCTTAATAAATTTTGCAATATCATTACCCTGGAAGATCCGATTGAATATTTATTTTTTGCGAAAAAGTCTTTAATAATGCAAAGACAGTTAGGGCGCGATATGTTAACTTTTAGCTCAGGACTTAGTCATGCTTTGCGACAAGACCCGGACGTAATTATGGTGGGCGAAATGCGCGACTTGGAAACAATTGGGACCGCAATCACTTTGGCAGAAACGGGTCATTTGGTTTTTGCAACCCTGCATACCTACAACGCAGCTCAAACTGTTGATCGTATTATTGACATATTCCCCCCTCATCAACAAAATCAAATTAGGGCCCAGTTGTCAATGACATTGGTGGGTGTTGTTTCACAAAGGTTGTTGCAAAAAATTGATGGAGGGCGCGTAGCAGCTCGCGAAATAATGATTAACAATCCGGCAATTTCTAATATCATCCGTGAGAACAAAGTAACCCAAATGCGCACCGTAATTGAAACGAGCTCTCGTGAAGGCATGGTAAGCCTGGATCAAGATATTAAGCGACTTTATGTAGAAAAACGGATTAGCAAGGAAGAGGCAAGAAGTTATATGGATAATCCGGAAATATTGGACAGGATTAAGCTATTTTAA
- the rnc gene encoding ribonuclease III, with protein MKDFSTLEKIVGLQFKNKDLLKQAVVHRSYLNEHPKFELPHNERLEFLGDAVLEIIVTEYLYKSFTETPEGDLTNWRASLVNSKMLALIASEVGLDDYLYLSKGEAKDAGSKARQYILANAVEALIGAMYLDQGTEAAAKFIHSHIISKLAHILSNDLHLDPKSKFQEKSQEFEKVTPHYKVLKESGPDHEKIFEVGLYLGEELVAKGTGSSKQEAQVDAAARGIKARGW; from the coding sequence ATGAAAGATTTTTCCACATTGGAAAAGATTGTTGGTCTTCAATTTAAAAATAAGGATTTATTAAAACAAGCGGTTGTTCATCGGTCTTATTTAAATGAACATCCAAAATTTGAACTCCCGCATAATGAGCGCTTGGAGTTTCTTGGTGATGCCGTTTTGGAAATTATCGTGACGGAGTATTTGTATAAATCTTTTACAGAAACACCAGAGGGTGATTTAACAAACTGGCGGGCAAGTTTGGTAAATTCCAAGATGTTGGCTCTAATCGCATCTGAAGTTGGCTTGGATGATTATTTGTACTTATCAAAAGGCGAAGCGAAAGACGCTGGTTCAAAAGCGCGTCAATATATTTTGGCGAATGCCGTTGAGGCTTTAATCGGCGCGATGTACTTAGACCAAGGCACGGAGGCGGCAGCGAAATTCATTCATAGTCATATCATTTCGAAGCTAGCACATATTTTGTCCAATGACTTACACCTTGATCCAAAATCAAAATTCCAGGAAAAGTCTCAAGAGTTTGAAAAAGTTACACCTCATTATAAAGTGCTAAAAGAAAGTGGACCGGATCATGAGAAAATTTTTGAAGTCGGTTTATACTTGGGTGAAGAATTGGTAGCTAAAGGAACTGGCTCTTCTAAACAAGAAGCGCAAGTAGATGCGGCAGCCAGGGGAATTAAGGCGAGGGGTTGGTAA
- the nusB gene encoding transcription antitermination factor NusB, translating to MSNRHLARTLAMQTLFLWDFEEKQRNDLTEIVDNVFLNFAPSFDDQGFVKSLVKGVVENVAMIDEYITKYATEWPLDQITLVDRNVLRIGVYELKVNDEIPSKVAINEAIEIAKTYGGDSSGKFVNGVLGAIYKDMDHSKEEAEAKVPITISEEGIELE from the coding sequence ATGTCTAATAGACATTTGGCAAGAACGCTTGCCATGCAAACATTGTTCCTTTGGGATTTTGAGGAGAAACAGAGAAACGATTTAACAGAAATCGTGGATAATGTTTTTTTGAATTTTGCACCGAGTTTTGATGATCAAGGCTTTGTGAAGAGTTTGGTTAAGGGTGTTGTTGAGAATGTGGCGATGATTGATGAGTATATTACCAAATATGCGACTGAATGGCCGTTGGACCAGATTACTCTTGTCGATAGAAATGTTTTGCGTATCGGTGTCTATGAGTTAAAAGTTAATGATGAGATTCCATCCAAGGTAGCCATTAATGAGGCGATTGAAATTGCCAAGACTTATGGTGGAGATTCATCTGGTAAGTTCGTAAATGGAGTACTGGGGGCGATTTATAAGGATATGGATCATTCTAAAGAAGAGGCAGAGGCCAAAGTTCCAATTACAATATCCGAAGAAGGAATAGAATTAGAATAA
- the rpmF gene encoding 50S ribosomal protein L32, with product MSVPKKKRTKGHVRNRRSHHALDALVLAKCSKCGKAVEAHAACSFCGNYKGKEILTIKVKTAKEAK from the coding sequence ATGTCAGTACCAAAGAAAAAGAGAACAAAGGGTCATGTTCGCAACAGACGATCACACCATGCATTAGATGCGCTAGTTTTAGCAAAATGTTCAAAATGTGGCAAGGCTGTTGAGGCTCACGCTGCTTGCAGTTTTTGCGGAAACTATAAGGGTAAAGAAATTTTAACTATCAAAGTTAAGACTGCGAAAGAAGCTAAATAA
- the pyrF gene encoding orotidine-5'-phosphate decarboxylase, with the protein MSKIIVALDGMDTEDALVLAKNLEGTGVILKANDLLDGGLGVTILEVLSRHAEVMDDAKFHDIPNTVKNRVKKHIFYKPSLITVHASGGVAMMRAAVEAAGDSKILAVTVLTSLNEEECNINYGMPVKAKVLQFARNAVLAGVYGIVCSPMELKFLSQFPELNKLKKVTPGIRPKWHLDPNDDQSRITTPYDAVKMGADYLVIGRPITMATNPVEAVLETQKEINLAIVEK; encoded by the coding sequence ATGTCGAAAATTATTGTGGCATTAGATGGAATGGATACCGAAGATGCATTGGTTTTGGCAAAAAACCTAGAAGGCACCGGTGTAATTCTTAAGGCCAACGATTTACTCGATGGAGGTCTTGGGGTTACAATCCTTGAAGTGCTTAGCAGACATGCTGAGGTTATGGATGATGCCAAGTTTCACGACATTCCCAATACGGTCAAGAATCGTGTTAAAAAGCATATCTTCTATAAACCGTCTTTAATAACGGTTCATGCCTCTGGTGGTGTGGCGATGATGAGGGCGGCCGTGGAAGCGGCTGGCGATTCAAAAATTCTGGCTGTTACAGTTTTAACTTCATTGAATGAAGAAGAGTGTAATATTAATTACGGCATGCCTGTCAAGGCAAAAGTTTTGCAATTTGCCAGAAATGCTGTACTCGCCGGGGTTTATGGAATTGTCTGCTCACCAATGGAGCTTAAGTTTCTGTCTCAGTTTCCCGAGTTGAATAAATTGAAGAAAGTGACTCCCGGTATTCGTCCAAAGTGGCATCTTGATCCCAATGATGATCAGTCCAGAATTACCACGCCCTATGATGCGGTAAAAATGGGCGCAGATTATCTTGTTATTGGTCGCCCGATAACCATGGCGACCAATCCAGTTGAAGCAGTGTTGGAAACACAGAAAGAAATAAATCTGGCCATAGTAGAAAAATAA
- a CDS encoding ATP-dependent helicase: protein MSELLKGLNKEQEQAVTHNGGPLLIVAGAGTGKTTVVTKRIAYIIEQGWAKTDEILALTFTEKAAQEMEERVDKLLPFGYVDLWISTFHSFGERILREHAIEIGLPGNFKLLNEYEQWAMVRRNLDKFNLEYYRPLGNPTKFIHDLVKHFSRAKDEDVTAEEYVAFASKLKDDDEQEIKRIAEVANAYKVYQQLLLDNSALDFGDLINYCLKLFRERPNILAKYKNQFKYILLDEFQDTNLAQYELIKLLAAGDSNLVVVGDDDQSIYKFRGGSVANILHFKTDYPQAQELVLTNNYRNKQNILDLSYDFIQHNNPNRLEYQLQQQGDGKLSKKLKANIGETGEIELLEGTDLEDEIRLVVEKMADLKVKDAEANWGDFGILVRANDSANDVCVALEEANLPYVFYASRGLYNKPVIMDAVAYLRMLDNYHESIYLYRVLNFPIYKFTHKELVDLNHLANKKSWSLYEALKNANQLNFGVDFIKRVGVVLENISKHTQLVKTKPVREVLVTFINETGYLQHLMDLPEKQSREQIGYLNKFIKRVLTFEVANDDKSVKNFLSEFRMELESGEQGSVTPDVEAGPETIKVMTIHGSKGLEFKYVFIVGMVDKRFPTIERKDKILIPDALIKENLPQGDMHIEEERRLFYVAATRAKAGLYFSWSKNYGGARDKKPSRFLLEAGLVKEEVKKTKKDLAVAEELPVIDNLLKLPRPAGEGRGEGASSKNDKIDYIPPKHYSYTQLTAFSSCPYQYRFAHILKIPRQGKGVFSFGRTMHSTLQKLFELVVEKKGFGQQDLFTEPKKGDENVTWEEVLKIYEESWIDDWYNDAEQKEEYRAKGKEILKTFYAKHKDNWPSIKHLEKGFNIKLKSDEDIYTIRGVVDRVDAVDGKVRIVDYKTGNPKDKLTFEDKAQLFIYQIAAEEIFGYKVDSLVFYYLDDNTEMEFLGTDKEIEKLKENIVKNIKEINKGEFPAKPSILCKYCDFNDICEFRKL from the coding sequence ATGTCAGAACTATTAAAAGGTTTAAATAAAGAACAAGAACAGGCGGTTACTCATAACGGCGGTCCTTTATTGATTGTGGCGGGGGCTGGAACTGGTAAGACGACGGTGGTGACGAAGCGGATTGCTTATATCATTGAGCAAGGCTGGGCAAAGACGGACGAGATTTTAGCGTTAACCTTTACCGAAAAGGCGGCACAGGAGATGGAGGAGCGCGTTGATAAATTATTGCCTTTTGGTTATGTAGATTTGTGGATATCCACTTTTCATAGCTTTGGTGAACGCATTTTGCGCGAGCATGCAATTGAGATTGGCTTGCCGGGTAATTTCAAGCTCTTGAATGAATATGAACAGTGGGCGATGGTGCGTCGAAACTTGGATAAGTTTAATTTGGAATATTATCGACCGCTTGGGAATCCGACGAAGTTTATTCATGATTTGGTGAAACATTTTTCACGTGCTAAAGACGAAGATGTTACTGCGGAGGAGTATGTTGCTTTTGCGAGTAAGTTAAAAGATGATGACGAGCAAGAAATTAAACGCATTGCCGAGGTGGCGAACGCTTATAAAGTTTATCAACAATTACTTTTGGATAACAGTGCCTTGGACTTTGGTGATTTGATTAATTATTGTTTGAAATTATTTAGAGAGCGACCAAATATTTTGGCGAAATATAAAAATCAGTTTAAGTATATTTTATTGGATGAATTTCAAGATACGAATTTGGCGCAGTATGAATTGATAAAATTATTAGCGGCCGGCGATTCTAATTTAGTAGTCGTGGGCGATGATGATCAATCGATTTATAAATTCCGTGGCGGTTCAGTAGCGAATATTTTGCATTTTAAAACTGACTATCCGCAGGCGCAGGAATTAGTGCTGACCAATAATTATCGCAATAAGCAAAATATTTTGGATTTGTCTTATGATTTTATTCAACACAACAATCCGAATCGATTGGAATATCAATTGCAACAACAGGGTGATGGGAAATTGAGTAAGAAGCTGAAAGCGAATATCGGCGAGACGGGTGAGATTGAATTATTAGAAGGGACTGACTTGGAAGATGAGATTCGTTTGGTGGTGGAGAAGATGGCTGATTTGAAAGTGAAGGACGCGGAGGCGAATTGGGGTGACTTTGGTATTTTGGTGCGGGCCAACGATAGTGCTAATGATGTGTGTGTTGCCTTGGAAGAAGCGAACCTACCTTATGTTTTTTACGCATCACGCGGATTATATAACAAGCCAGTGATTATGGATGCGGTGGCGTATTTACGGATGTTAGATAATTATCACGAGAGTATTTATCTTTATCGTGTTTTAAATTTTCCGATTTATAAATTTACTCATAAGGAATTAGTTGATCTTAATCACCTAGCTAATAAAAAATCTTGGTCATTATACGAAGCTTTAAAAAATGCCAACCAACTAAACTTTGGAGTTGATTTTATAAAAAGAGTAGGGGTGGTTTTAGAAAATATCAGCAAGCATACACAATTAGTTAAAACAAAACCAGTACGTGAAGTATTGGTGACCTTTATAAATGAGACTGGTTATTTACAACACTTAATGGATTTACCAGAAAAGCAAAGCCGTGAACAGATTGGTTATCTTAATAAATTTATCAAGCGCGTCTTAACTTTTGAAGTTGCCAATGATGACAAAAGTGTTAAAAATTTCTTAAGTGAATTCCGCATGGAATTAGAGTCAGGCGAGCAAGGCTCAGTGACGCCGGATGTCGAAGCTGGACCAGAGACAATCAAGGTGATGACAATCCACGGCTCCAAGGGTCTTGAGTTTAAATATGTCTTCATCGTCGGCATGGTTGATAAGCGTTTCCCAACTATCGAACGTAAAGACAAAATCTTGATCCCTGACGCTCTGATCAAAGAAAATTTACCGCAAGGCGATATGCATATCGAAGAAGAACGTCGTTTGTTTTACGTCGCCGCGACGCGCGCGAAAGCTGGTTTATATTTTTCATGGAGCAAGAATTATGGTGGTGCGCGTGATAAAAAGCCATCACGATTTTTGCTTGAAGCAGGATTGGTTAAAGAAGAAGTGAAAAAAACGAAAAAAGATTTGGCGGTGGCAGAAGAATTACCAGTTATTGATAATCTATTAAAACTCCCTCGCCCCGCGGGAGAGGGTCGGGGTGAGGGGGCGTCATCGAAGAATGATAAAATTGACTACATACCTCCGAAGCATTATTCCTACACCCAACTAACCGCCTTTTCAAGTTGCCCCTACCAATATCGCTTTGCCCATATCCTAAAAATCCCCCGCCAAGGCAAAGGCGTTTTCTCCTTCGGTCGCACCATGCACAGCACTTTACAAAAACTGTTTGAATTAGTGGTAGAGAAAAAAGGTTTTGGGCAACAAGATTTATTTACCGAGCCCAAGAAGGGCGATGAGAATGTAACTTGGGAAGAGGTGCTGAAAATTTACGAAGAATCTTGGATTGATGATTGGTATAATGACGCGGAACAAAAGGAAGAATATCGCGCCAAGGGCAAAGAAATTCTAAAAACTTTTTACGCCAAACATAAAGACAATTGGCCAAGCATTAAACATTTAGAAAAAGGTTTCAATATAAAATTGAAATCTGATGAGGACATCTACACCATCCGCGGCGTTGTCGATCGCGTCGATGCCGTCGACGGCAAAGTCCGCATCGTTGATTACAAAACCGGTAATCCCAAAGACAAACTAACCTTCGAAGACAAGGCTCAACTCTTCATCTACCAAATCGCCGCCGAAGAAATCTTCGGCTACAAAGTCGACTCCCTCGTCTTCTATTATCTCGACGACAACACCGAAATGGAATTCCTCGGCACGGACAAAGAAATAGAAAAGCTAAAAGAAAATATCGTGAAGAATATCAAAGAAATAAACAAAGGCGAATTCCCGGCCAAGCCGTCGATTTTGTGTAAGTATTGTGATTTTAATGATATTTGTGAGTTTCGGAAGTTGTAG
- a CDS encoding endonuclease Q family protein — translation MRQIADFHIHSRYSRACSRDLTLANIAKTCLIKGIDIVGTGDFTHPAWFKSIKDELVEIGSSGLYKLQEDDNGVKFILSTEVALIYKQGGRARRIHIVIHAPNVVAVQKLNDFLGKHYNIRSDGRPILGMSVPTLCQLCFSIDPKFLIYPAHIWTPWFSVFGSKSGFDSLEECFGEYTNQIFAYETGLSSDPEMNWRVSALDKLTLLSNSDAHSLQNLAREANVFEFNEEVTYDAIYQIIKGENKKSFLDYTIEFYPEEGMYHWDGHRACGACLSPVETKEKKGLCPVCNRALTIGVDYRVNELANRKVGKQLKGKPSFKKLVGLNKIIAEAVGVKSPQAKKVLVEYDKLISELQASEIDILLDAPIEKIAAVTTDKIAEGIRRMRAGELTVAPGFDGQYGVVKIF, via the coding sequence ATGCGTCAAATAGCTGATTTTCATATTCATTCTCGATATTCCCGAGCTTGCTCGCGGGACTTAACCTTAGCTAATATTGCTAAAACGTGCCTGATAAAAGGAATTGATATTGTGGGGACGGGCGATTTTACGCATCCCGCTTGGTTCAAATCGATTAAGGATGAACTGGTTGAGATTGGGAGTAGCGGTCTTTATAAATTACAGGAAGATGATAATGGTGTGAAGTTTATTTTGAGCACCGAGGTGGCTTTGATTTATAAGCAGGGCGGACGAGCGCGACGGATTCATATTGTGATTCATGCGCCGAATGTAGTAGCGGTCCAAAAGCTGAATGATTTTTTGGGTAAGCATTATAATATTCGTTCGGATGGTCGTCCGATTTTGGGAATGAGTGTACCGACTTTGTGTCAGTTGTGTTTTTCGATTGATCCGAAATTTTTGATTTATCCGGCGCACATTTGGACACCGTGGTTTTCGGTCTTTGGTTCGAAGTCGGGTTTTGATTCGCTGGAAGAATGTTTTGGGGAATATACTAATCAAATTTTTGCTTATGAGACCGGTTTGTCATCGGACCCTGAAATGAATTGGCGCGTGTCAGCTTTGGATAAATTAACTTTGTTGTCTAATTCAGATGCGCATTCATTGCAAAATTTAGCGCGCGAAGCAAATGTGTTTGAGTTTAATGAAGAGGTGACCTATGATGCGATTTATCAAATAATTAAAGGTGAAAATAAAAAATCATTTTTGGATTATACGATTGAATTTTATCCGGAAGAAGGTATGTATCACTGGGACGGACATCGGGCTTGTGGTGCGTGCTTGTCTCCGGTTGAGACAAAAGAGAAAAAGGGATTGTGTCCAGTTTGTAACCGGGCACTGACAATTGGTGTTGATTATCGCGTGAATGAATTAGCAAATCGTAAGGTTGGGAAGCAGTTAAAAGGCAAGCCGAGTTTTAAAAAATTAGTAGGCTTGAATAAAATTATCGCTGAGGCGGTGGGAGTGAAATCACCACAAGCTAAAAAAGTTTTAGTAGAATACGATAAGCTAATTAGTGAATTACAAGCTAGTGAAATTGATATTTTACTTGATGCACCGATTGAGAAAATTGCGGCGGTGACAACTGATAAAATTGCGGAAGGTATACGCCGAATGCGCGCGGGAGAATTAACAGTGGCGCCTGGGTTTGATGGACAATATGGGGTCGTTAAGATTTTTTAA
- the glmS gene encoding glutamine--fructose-6-phosphate transaminase (isomerizing) codes for MCGIVGYIGPRQAREIILDGLKRLEYRGYDSAGLAVVTSNGIECVKEVGRVASLIKKTETIKGCLEGFVGVGHTRWATHGAPSEKNAHPHFDCKKNVFLVHNGIIENYQELKKSLEVAGHIFVSETDTEVIAHLIEEYLVKYDITTAFRKAIRNLVGAYAIVMICNGEPDKIFVARHGSPVVIGVGDNESIIASGEEAIVQYTRKILRLKDGEIAIVEAGRYEIFSLDSISVERDTEHTSLEISDIEKGGFPHFMLKEIMEQPNSITNALRGRMNMDDGIAVFGGFQDNNDQLREVDNILIVACGTAYHAGLIGEYMIESLAGIPVKTVTASEFRYRPMITNDKSLVLVISQSGETADTLFAVNETNQHGCLTVGIVNVVGSLIDREVKAGVHNHAGPEISVASTKAFTSQVAILVLVTIYLARQRKMTAVEAQNIFHELQSIPEKVKVVLELNDAVRALAQKYSRTENGNQTEHFAYIGRGFNYPTALEGALKLKEISYIHAEGYPAGELKHGSIALICNDFPTMAIIPRDALYAKNKSSIKEIKARDGKIIAIATEGDEDIIELVDDVVFIPSTLDILYPILVTIVTQLFAYHMAVILGRDVDNPRNLAKSVTVE; via the coding sequence ATGTGTGGAATTGTGGGTTATATCGGACCAAGACAGGCTCGTGAAATTATTTTAGATGGATTAAAGAGGTTGGAGTATCGAGGTTATGATTCGGCTGGATTAGCAGTTGTGACTTCGAATGGCATTGAGTGTGTCAAAGAGGTTGGTCGAGTGGCGAGTCTTATTAAGAAAACGGAAACCATCAAAGGATGTCTCGAAGGTTTTGTTGGTGTCGGTCACACGCGTTGGGCAACTCACGGCGCGCCATCAGAAAAAAATGCGCATCCGCATTTTGATTGCAAGAAGAATGTTTTTTTAGTTCACAATGGTATTATTGAAAATTATCAAGAACTGAAAAAATCGCTCGAAGTAGCCGGTCATATTTTTGTGAGCGAAACCGATACGGAAGTTATTGCTCATTTGATTGAGGAGTATCTCGTCAAATATGACATTACAACAGCTTTCAGAAAAGCGATTAGGAATTTGGTCGGCGCCTACGCAATCGTAATGATTTGCAATGGCGAACCGGATAAAATCTTTGTAGCTCGGCACGGCAGTCCGGTGGTAATCGGAGTTGGTGATAATGAAAGCATTATCGCATCAGGAGAAGAGGCGATTGTGCAGTACACCAGGAAGATTTTGCGTCTCAAGGACGGTGAAATTGCAATTGTTGAGGCGGGAAGATATGAAATCTTCAGTCTCGATAGCATCTCTGTCGAAAGAGACACAGAACATACTTCTCTCGAAATTAGCGATATTGAGAAAGGTGGTTTTCCTCATTTTATGCTCAAAGAAATAATGGAACAGCCGAATTCAATCACAAACGCCTTGCGCGGGCGGATGAATATGGATGATGGCATAGCGGTGTTTGGTGGCTTTCAGGATAATAATGATCAGCTGAGAGAGGTTGATAATATTTTAATCGTTGCCTGTGGCACGGCTTATCATGCCGGTCTAATCGGTGAGTATATGATTGAAAGCCTTGCGGGCATTCCGGTTAAGACTGTTACTGCTTCGGAATTCCGCTATCGCCCGATGATTACGAATGACAAGTCGCTTGTATTGGTCATTAGCCAGTCCGGTGAAACAGCAGACACTTTGTTTGCTGTTAATGAGACAAATCAGCATGGCTGCTTAACAGTCGGCATAGTAAATGTTGTTGGCTCGTTGATTGATCGTGAGGTGAAAGCTGGTGTGCACAATCATGCTGGTCCGGAAATATCAGTGGCTTCAACAAAGGCCTTTACGTCACAAGTTGCCATTTTGGTCTTGGTGACAATTTATCTTGCCCGTCAGCGAAAGATGACAGCGGTTGAAGCGCAAAATATCTTTCACGAACTGCAAAGTATTCCTGAGAAGGTGAAGGTTGTGCTGGAGCTGAATGATGCCGTTAGGGCTTTGGCGCAAAAATATAGCCGAACTGAAAATGGCAATCAAACAGAACACTTTGCTTATATCGGCAGAGGGTTTAATTACCCGACTGCCCTCGAAGGAGCTTTGAAGTTGAAGGAGATTTCTTATATCCACGCTGAAGGTTATCCGGCTGGAGAACTGAAACATGGTTCGATTGCTCTAATCTGCAATGACTTTCCGACGATGGCAATTATTCCGCGTGATGCTCTGTATGCAAAAAACAAGAGCAGTATCAAAGAAATAAAGGCCCGTGATGGCAAAATTATTGCTATTGCTACCGAAGGTGATGAGGATATTATTGAATTGGTTGATGATGTAGTATTTATCCCTTCAACATTGGATATTCTTTATCCCATTCTCGTAACCATCGTGACTCAATTATTTGCCTATCACATGGCGGTAATTTTGGGTAGAGATGTTGATAATCCAAGAAACTTGGCGAAAAGTGTTACCGTGGAGTAG
- a CDS encoding 16S rRNA (uracil(1498)-N(3))-methyltransferase, with amino-acid sequence MKKYLFIGNFNFDNKTLIIKDKEFTNQVKNVLRFKIGDTIFLGNGQNTEARTEILEIKKDEVVVKIISIEANKNEYTKDVTLYLAILKRENFELVIQKATEIGIKQIVPVISERTIKTGLKTERLEKIIKEASEQSGRGILPTITEPMKFKDALAHAQANQVNLFFHLDGEALNKIKLTENKIGLFVGPEGGWSASEVAEIKKSDTFKKVSLGKLTLRGETAAIVACYLGLQ; translated from the coding sequence ATGAAAAAATACCTCTTTATTGGCAATTTCAACTTCGACAATAAAACATTAATCATCAAAGATAAAGAATTTACCAACCAAGTTAAAAATGTTTTGCGTTTCAAAATCGGCGATACTATTTTCCTGGGCAATGGTCAAAACACAGAAGCTAGAACAGAAATCTTGGAAATAAAAAAGGATGAGGTCGTGGTTAAAATCATCAGCATTGAAGCGAACAAGAATGAATACACTAAAGACGTCACGCTTTATCTCGCTATTCTAAAAAGAGAAAACTTCGAGCTCGTCATTCAAAAGGCCACCGAGATCGGCATCAAACAAATCGTCCCCGTCATCAGTGAGCGCACTATCAAAACCGGTCTCAAAACTGAACGCCTCGAAAAAATCATCAAGGAAGCCAGCGAACAATCCGGCCGCGGCATTCTACCTACCATCACCGAACCAATGAAGTTTAAAGATGCCCTCGCCCACGCCCAAGCCAACCAAGTCAATCTTTTCTTTCACCTTGACGGCGAAGCGCTAAATAAAATCAAATTGACAGAAAATAAAATCGGCCTCTTTGTCGGCCCCGAAGGCGGCTGGTCTGCTTCTGAAGTTGCTGAAATAAAAAAAAGCGACACCTTTAAAAAAGTATCGCTTGGCAAGTTAACTCTCCGTGGCGAAACCGCCGCTATCGTCGCCTGCTATTTAGGATTACAATAA
- a CDS encoding phage holin family protein produces the protein MQILLRWLLSALAIIITAKLIPGIQIASFWASLWVALILGLINAVIRPILILITLPINIFTLGLFTFVINGLLVLLASSIIKGFAVQGFWVAVLFSMVLSVISYLLNQFLIK, from the coding sequence ATGCAAATTCTACTTCGTTGGTTATTGTCCGCCTTGGCGATAATAATCACAGCTAAATTAATTCCTGGTATTCAAATCGCGAGTTTTTGGGCGTCTTTGTGGGTGGCTCTTATTTTGGGTTTAATTAATGCAGTTATCAGGCCGATTTTGATTTTGATAACTTTGCCGATAAATATTTTTACCTTAGGTTTGTTTACTTTTGTGATCAATGGCTTGTTGGTATTATTGGCGTCGAGTATTATTAAGGGTTTTGCGGTGCAAGGATTTTGGGTGGCGGTTTTGTTTAGTATGGTTTTGTCAGTGATTAGTTATTTATTAAATCAATTTTTAATTAAGTAA
- the rplS gene encoding 50S ribosomal protein L19 has protein sequence MADNAKTTQEEATTEKFPELKPGMTIRVFQKIKELNTKGEEKERTQYFEGMIIGMKHGKEIGGTITVRKISDGVAVEKIFPLNLPTIEKIEVKRIAEVRRAKLNFLRDGYKKKFKEKIISTKK, from the coding sequence ATGGCAGACAATGCAAAAACAACTCAAGAAGAGGCAACAACCGAAAAATTCCCGGAATTAAAACCAGGCATGACTATTCGTGTTTTTCAAAAAATCAAAGAATTAAATACTAAGGGTGAGGAAAAAGAAAGAACTCAGTATTTCGAAGGCATGATTATTGGCATGAAACATGGTAAAGAGATCGGTGGCACAATTACAGTAAGAAAAATTTCTGACGGCGTGGCTGTTGAGAAAATCTTCCCTTTAAACTTGCCAACAATCGAAAAGATTGAGGTGAAGAGAATTGCTGAAGTTAGAAGAGCAAAGTTGAACTTCTTGAGAGATGGTTACAAAAAGAAATTTAAGGAGAAAATTATTTCTACTAAGAAATAA